The following coding sequences are from one Nicotiana tomentosiformis chromosome 3, ASM39032v3, whole genome shotgun sequence window:
- the LOC104101294 gene encoding uncharacterized protein codes for MPVVFSESSAISDQIRYRKSRTQNQQQDIDPIPILSSSTRSKPTISSLLLAPFSPTSPTHENPTTTTSTSTAISTKKKNFTTFRGLGCTASSQVSVPAVIRTSADWDSKRVKKKKQNSNKNKSVNSSVNVNGGGIGCNNNNGIQNNTSSSSSCVGVPDVWCGPGIGLTTDAASVDCVVSRRPVSGRGRIENDKVTPRERSTCPVRRMVSPEDNPFLDIESSLSVPRSQVELFASRHHRHSRHGYPEGLAEIVMLQNSLMGGRTVGLDRYRDLRLDVDNMSYEELLELGDKIGYVNTGLREDDICRCVRRTKPFFLNNFSLIRTELERKCSICQEEYEAEDEMGKLDCGHFYHIRCIKQWLMQKNSCPVCKSAAMSNS; via the exons ATGCCTGTAGTATTTTCAGAAAGCTCAGCAATTTCAGACCAAATTAGATACAGAAAATCCAGAACCCAAAACCAACAACAAGATATAGATCCAATTCCAATATTATCTTCTTCTACTCGCTCAAAGCCCACAATTTCCTCTCTACTTTTAGCACCATTTTCGCCTACAAGTCCAACCCATGAAAATCCAACTACAACCACTAGTACCTCTACAGCTATTTCCACTAAAAAGAAAAACTTTACAACATTTAGAGGACTGGGTTGTACGGCTTCATCTCAAGTGTCGGTTCCTGCTGTAATAAGAACTTCTGCTGACTGGGATTCCAAGAGAGTCAAGAAGAAAAAACAGAACAGCAACAAGAACAAATCCGTTAATTCTTCTGTTAATGTTAACGGAGGAGGGATTGGGTGCAATAATAATAATGGTATCCAGAATAACACGTCATCATCATCGAGCTGTGTGGGTGTTCCTGATGTTTGGTGTGGTCCTGGAATTGGACTAACTACTGATGCTGCTTCTGTTGATTGTGTTGTTTCAAGAAGACCCGTCTCTGGTAGGGGAAGAATTGAAAATGACAAGGTTACCCCTAGAGAG CGATCTACATGTCCTGTGCGAAGAATGGTGAGCCCAGAAGACAACCCTTTTTTGGATATAGAAAGTAGCCTTAGTGTACCGCGATCCCAAGTAGAATTATTTGCATCTAGGCATCATCGACATTCTCGCCACGGTTACCCAGAAGGGCTTGCAGAG ATTGTGATGCTTCAAAATAGTCTTATGGGAGGAAGGACAGTTGGTCTTGATCGATATCGGGACTTGAGACTTGACGTGGATAACATGTCATACGAG GAATTGCTGGAACTTGGTGATAAAATTGGATATGTCAACACGGGATTGAGAGAAGATGATATATGTCGATGTGTTAGAAGAACCAAGCCCTTCTTTTTGAATAATTTCTCTCTTATCCGCACAGAATTGGAAAGGAAGTGCAGCATCTGTCAG GAGGAATATGAGGCTGAGGATGAGATGGGAAAGCTGGATTGTGGACACTTCTATCACATTCGTTGCATAAAGCAGTGGCTGATGCAAAAAAATAGTTGTCCCGTTTGTAAATCTGCAGCTATGTCTAATAGCTAG